GCACGCATCGGCATCCGCGAACACGGCCCCCACTCGTCGCGGGTCCACGTCGCGAACGCGGCGGCGAACCGTTTCCGCAACAGCGGCCACCCGGCCCGGTCATCCTGTGACGGGAGTTCGTCGTCGGTGAAAGCCACTTCTGCTGGCCCGTTCTGCCAGTTCAAGGATCAATGCGGTCTTGTGACTAGTTCGCGAGGAACTGTCCACCGAACCGGCCTTTCGCGCCGGGAAGCGAGGAACTTCGTGCAAGGTGGCGCTGAGGAGCTGGCATCCGGTCGCCGGTCGGGCAGACTGCGGAACGGCCCCCTACGCGGCCCCAGCGGCGCAGGCGGCCCCGCTTCAGGGCCGCCGCTCGGCAGTTGGCCGCTACGGCTCAGCAAGCCGGCTACGCTGTGACAGCTTCGGCCGAACGGACAGGAACGGAACACCGCCGACCGCTGACGGTGAAGACGCGAGGTCACACAGGCCCGCCGATTCACCGAACAGCTCGACGAGGAAGCAGGGCACCTCACGGCACTGCGAGTCCCCCTCATCGACGAGCACCGACTCCGGCCGCCAGCCCTGGCCCGGTTCGAGGTGTCGGCCCCACCAGTCGGCGACCCAGGCCGCACGATGCTCGGCGGTCGGCGAGACAGGCAGGGCCTCGGTGAGATCACGATGGTCGACGACGTCATCGAAAGTACCGGCCCAGCGGCGTGTTGTGGCGAGGTTACGAAGGATCACGAGGCGTGTAGAGCATGAGCCAGTGGTCGGGTTCGGGGTCGTGGAGCATCTCGGTGTCGAGGCTCATCCACCCGTGGGAGGGGTGCCGTAGTCGCTTGAAGGCGGATCGCCATGCTCCGATCTCGCCATGCTCCCATCGGGTGCGAAAAGCAGCACTGCAGGCAAAGAGTTCCTGGAACAGAGAATGCAGGTACTCATCCCCCGGGTATCGGCTGATCGCTATGCGAAGTTCGGCGACCGCCACCCGGGCGAACTGATCAGCACCCTCTTCATCGAGCAACTCGCCCAGTTCCGGAGCGGTGAAGCCTTGATAGACGATGTTTCGACCGTACGGCCCATCACCCCACAATGGTCCCAGCAGTTGTGCCGCATCAGCATTGTGTGCGAGCACGTCAAGACGCCCGTCGTGAACGGTGGCGGGCATGACACCTTCAAGGCTGCGCAGCAGACGAAGAATACCGGGACGGATTTCACGATCAGGTGCCTTCGGGAGCGGCGCCAGCTCACCTGCGAGGCGGAAGAGGTGATCCCGTTCAGCGTTCGAGAGGTGGAAGGCCCGTGCCAAGGCGGTGAGGACTTCGCGTGAGGGCCGCGTCGCACGCCCTTGCTCCAGACGGGTGTAGTAGTCAACGGACAATCCTGCGATGTCGGCGAGTTCTTGTCGCCGTAGGCCAGGGACGCGCCGGTGAGACATGGCGGTGATGCCTGGACGGTTGGGGGGCGTCATCTCGGCGCGGCGATGACGCAGATACTCGCCCAGATCCGACCCCTCACCCTTCACCATGGTGTCTATTGTCCCTTGCCCTGACGGTGACGCCGGGTCGCGTGCGTGGTCCTGCCGGTACCAGGCTCGACGGGATCTCCCTCGCCCGCGAAGGCTCCCGCACAGTCGGTGACGACGGAGGAACCACGCGCCCCGTCGCCATACACCGGCCTGATCACCCTCAGCTCAAGGAGCGCACGAATGGACACAGCGACTCGAACCCTGGTCATGACCGGTGCGACCCGAGGAATCGGATTGGAAGCCGCCCGCGACATTCTTCGGCGCAGTCCCGAGACACGGTTGGTGGTCCTTACACGGGCAGGTTCAGGCGCCGAGGTGCTCCCCGGCCTGCGTGCGATATCCCCACATGTCACCGTGATCGACACGAATCTCGCGAGCAAGGCGAGTATCGCCGCGGCGTCCGCGCAGGTCGAGGACATGCTCGACGCGGGCGAACTCCCACCGCTGAGTGGAATCGCCTGCAACGCAGGCGTCCACCTCGACAATGCGTTGCACTCAACCGTGGACGGGTACGAGAGGACCTTTGCCGTCAACGTGCTGGCGACCCACTTGCTGCTGCGTCGGCTGCACCCACACCTCCACGCTCCCGCCCGCATCGTCGTCACCGTCAGCGACGCCCACTTCGGCGACATCCGACACACTGGCGGCATCATGCCGCGACCACACTGGCCAGGCCCCGAGACGGTCTCCAAGCCCGGCGCGTTCAAGAACCCCGCACGCGTCCGAGCCGGCCGCCGCGCCTACACCACGAGCAAGCTCGGCGGCATCTACCTCGTCCACGAATGGGCCCGCCGACTCCCGCCGGAAGTGGAGATCCTCTCTTACAACCCCAGCCTCGTCATGGGAACCGGGCTGGCGCGAGAAGCAGGCGGCGCTTTCCCATGGGTGATGAGCCGGCTGATCCCGCCACTGGCAGCCACCCCACTCGTGGACACCCCACAGGTCGCAGGCCACAAGCTCGCCGACGTGATCCTCGGAGCCATCAAAGCCCCTACCGGCTCCTACATCCACCGCACCCGACCCATGAAATCGTCCGGCGAATCATACGACTCCGACCGAGAACAGACACTGTGGGAGTGGCTGGAACAGCAGGCCTGAACCGTAAAAGGAGCCCCCGCCATGTCGCGGCTCCTCCTTCCCCTGTCTTCTGTCTGCCCGGCCTTCGATCAACGCTGACCACGGTGCCGAAGTCCCGTTCTCAGTCAGCTCCTCGGGAATCGTCGGGCGCAGGCTTCGGACCATCCGTCGTACCGACCGCCAGGTCGTCGTATCTGGTTCTCGGGGTCGCCGGGGTGCCGGCGAGATACCCGGCCCTGGCCATCGCGTTGCCGCCCACGGCTGCGGTGGCGAGCTGGATGAGCAGGGCGAGCCCGAGTTTCAGCGCGTTCTCCAGAGTCGGGAAGTGCAGGAGTAGTCCTAGCAGAAGCAGGGCGGTGCCGAGACCGGCCGCGATGCTGACCCCGCTCAGGCGAGAGTAGAAGTCGGGGAGGCGCAGCAGCCCGAAGGCGCCCACGGCGAAGACGACCCCGCCGAGAACCATGGAGATGACACCGAGAACGTCCAGGATCGGGCTCATCGTTTGCCTCCCGCGATCAGACGCGCCAGTGACAAGGCGGCGAGGAATCCGACGAGTGTGCAGGCCAGGACGATGTCGATCACCAGTTCGGTCTCCAACCGCAGACCGAGGAGAGCGACCAGGCCGACGAAACCGAAGAAGATGACGTCGGCGCCTGCCGCGCGGTCGGCGCTCGAAGGACCACGGAGGATGCGGTAGGTGGCGATGATCATGGCCAGGACGACTGCGCCGAGGCCGATGTCGATGACGGTCATGCCGGTCCCCCGCTCGTGGTTCGCCGGGACGCGGGAAGGCGGTCGGGCGCACCGTTGCGGCGGGTCACCGCCAGGAGACGGTCCTCCATCGCGTACAGCTCCTCCCGGAAGGACTCGCGGTCGTCGACGTACATCCCGTGCACCCAGAGTGTCGCGGGACGCCTGCGGGTGGCGACCGTCACGGTCCCCGGTGTCAGGGAGATCATGTTGGCCAGCATCGTGATCTCCAGATCAGTGGTACATCGCAGTCGGACTTCCACGAAGGCGGGCGTCGCCCGGCTGCCCGGTGTGAGGATGTCGAGTGCGACGGTGGTCGAGGACTTGACGACCTCGAGCGCGTAGTAGAAGGGAAACCGCAGCAGGCGGGTCAGCCATCGCAGCTGTGAGGTCATCGGTTCGTCACCGCCTCGAGATAGGCGGCGGGGTCCAGCAGTCCGGACGCCGCCTGAGCACTGAGATCGAGCAGGACCTGACCACCCAGCCCGATGCAGAGCGTGGCGGTGGTGAGTACCAGCGCCGGGAGTAGAACCGCGGGCCGCACCTTCGGCCGGAGGGTCGGTCGAGCCGGGGCCGACACCCCTCCCGTCGACGGACTGCTCTGGACTTCTCGACCCGACCCGCCGTCCGAGTCGGGCTCCGCGCCCCAGAACGGCCCGCCCCAGATCTTGAGCATCGACATCAGGGTGATCAGGCTGACCGCCACCGCGACGGCGGCGACGATCCACTGTCCGTCCTCGATCGTGGCGCTGACCAGGGTGAGCTTGGCGACGAACCCGGAGAACGGCGGCAGTCCTGCCAGGGACAGCGCGGCTCCCATGAACACCAGTGCCAGCAGCGGCTCACGGCGCGCGATACCGCCCAGACGGTCCAACCGGTTCGTCCCGTAGGCGTCCTCGATCGCTCCAGTGGACAGGAACAACGACGCCTTCACGATCATGTGATGGATCAGGTAGAAGATTCCGGCCATCAGTCCCAGCGGAGTGAACAGCGCGACGCCGAGCAGGATGTAGCCGATCTGGCTGATCATGTGGAAGACCAGGATGGATCGGGTGGTGTTCTCGCCCACCGCGCCCAGCACGCCGATGAGCATGGTCGCGGTGAAGGCGACCAGGCCGATCCACAGGTAAGTGGCATCGCCTTCGAAGAGCAGGGCGTACAGACGGTAGATCGCGTAGATCGCGACCTTGGTGTGCAGCCCGGAGAACAAGGCGGTCACCGCAGGCGAGGTCGCGGGATAGGTGCGGGCCAGCCAGCCGTGCACCGGCACCACCGCCGCCTTGATCGACAGGGCGAGCAGGACCACCGCC
The Actinoalloteichus fjordicus DNA segment above includes these coding regions:
- a CDS encoding helix-turn-helix transcriptional regulator; protein product: MVKGEGSDLGEYLRHRRAEMTPPNRPGITAMSHRRVPGLRRQELADIAGLSVDYYTRLEQGRATRPSREVLTALARAFHLSNAERDHLFRLAGELAPLPKAPDREIRPGILRLLRSLEGVMPATVHDGRLDVLAHNADAAQLLGPLWGDGPYGRNIVYQGFTAPELGELLDEEGADQFARVAVAELRIAISRYPGDEYLHSLFQELFACSAAFRTRWEHGEIGAWRSAFKRLRHPSHGWMSLDTEMLHDPEPDHWLMLYTPRDPS
- a CDS encoding SDR family NAD(P)-dependent oxidoreductase encodes the protein MDTATRTLVMTGATRGIGLEAARDILRRSPETRLVVLTRAGSGAEVLPGLRAISPHVTVIDTNLASKASIAAASAQVEDMLDAGELPPLSGIACNAGVHLDNALHSTVDGYERTFAVNVLATHLLLRRLHPHLHAPARIVVTVSDAHFGDIRHTGGIMPRPHWPGPETVSKPGAFKNPARVRAGRRAYTTSKLGGIYLVHEWARRLPPEVEILSYNPSLVMGTGLAREAGGAFPWVMSRLIPPLAATPLVDTPQVAGHKLADVILGAIKAPTGSYIHRTRPMKSSGESYDSDREQTLWEWLEQQA
- the mnhG gene encoding monovalent cation/H(+) antiporter subunit G yields the protein MSPILDVLGVISMVLGGVVFAVGAFGLLRLPDFYSRLSGVSIAAGLGTALLLLGLLLHFPTLENALKLGLALLIQLATAAVGGNAMARAGYLAGTPATPRTRYDDLAVGTTDGPKPAPDDSRGAD
- a CDS encoding monovalent cation/H+ antiporter complex subunit F, whose translation is MTVIDIGLGAVVLAMIIATYRILRGPSSADRAAGADVIFFGFVGLVALLGLRLETELVIDIVLACTLVGFLAALSLARLIAGGKR
- a CDS encoding Na+/H+ antiporter subunit E, which encodes MTSQLRWLTRLLRFPFYYALEVVKSSTTVALDILTPGSRATPAFVEVRLRCTTDLEITMLANMISLTPGTVTVATRRRPATLWVHGMYVDDRESFREELYAMEDRLLAVTRRNGAPDRLPASRRTTSGGPA
- a CDS encoding monovalent cation/H+ antiporter subunit D family protein; the encoded protein is MNAALLPLVVMVPLISAALLAVVSGPRWLRRVLLLAPNLGALVAGALLIQATGDGSVYAHNIGLWQDGIAIPFVVDVFSALMVTTTALLTVTCSAFAVATGEDRARFFGPLVLVLSAGVYGALMTGDLFNLFVFIEVMLLPSYGLLAMAGALRSLRGGRIYVTVNLLTSTIFLAGVALVYGVAGTVHLGELIGAARESPLVASAMAVVLLALSIKAAVVPVHGWLARTYPATSPAVTALFSGLHTKVAIYAIYRLYALLFEGDATYLWIGLVAFTATMLIGVLGAVGENTTRSILVFHMISQIGYILLGVALFTPLGLMAGIFYLIHHMIVKASLFLSTGAIEDAYGTNRLDRLGGIARREPLLALVFMGAALSLAGLPPFSGFVAKLTLVSATIEDGQWIVAAVAVAVSLITLMSMLKIWGGPFWGAEPDSDGGSGREVQSSPSTGGVSAPARPTLRPKVRPAVLLPALVLTTATLCIGLGGQVLLDLSAQAASGLLDPAAYLEAVTNR